Proteins from a genomic interval of Hypanus sabinus isolate sHypSab1 unplaced genomic scaffold, sHypSab1.hap1 scaffold_1060, whole genome shotgun sequence:
- the LOC132386208 gene encoding uncharacterized protein LOC132386208 has product MDESGTYEKMRFTGTDTQAPSGAEPDVSYVQMNVTATLAPRVRREEVGLSSTYAEVKFPNDEHVIDEDQAPPIAAGLRKLPTNAQPAAHEQHPKGKIGNRPDSLICLLCLVMSAFIVTVAGLSIHVSQIRQSKETSHRNYHQLNSSLQFKLSAVKSNLSDLRHQICELLNFQDFLSLPTQVINPYMDHDIRLLTLHREPEISRTLERGRQWTI; this is encoded by the exons ATGGACGAGAGCGGGACCTACGAGAAAATGCGGTTCACAGGAACGGACACACAAGCTCCTTCGGGAG CTGAACCGGATGTATCGTACGTGCAAATGAATGTCACGGCCACCTTGGCGCCCCGGGTCCGAAGAGAGGAag TTGGTCTGAGCTCCACCTACGCAGAGGTGAAATTTCCGAACGACGAGCACGTCATCGATGAGGATCAGGCTCCTCCCATTGCCGCAGGACTCCGCAAGCTGCCAACCAATGCACAACCAG ctgcgcatgaacagcatccgaaaggaaagatcggaaatagaccggacagtctgatctgcctactctgccttgTTATGTCCGCCTTCATCGTGACTGTGGCcggtctctcgatccatg tgtcacagattcgtcagtctaaggAAACCAGCCACCGAAACTACCATCAGTTAAACTCATCCCTTCAATTCAAGCTTTCAGCGGTCAAATCTAATCTGTCCGATCTCCGTCACCAGAtatgtgaatt ACTCAATTTTCAGGACTTCCTCTCTCTTCCAACCCAGGTCATtaatccctacatggaccacgacatccggctgctcaccctccatcGTGAgcccgagatatcgcggaccctggaaCGAGGGAGGCAATGGACGATCTGa